The Fusarium poae strain DAOMC 252244 chromosome 2, whole genome shotgun sequence nucleotide sequence GCAATGACATAGGCGACGACAGCCATACCGAAGGTGCAGCTCAGCCACACAGCCCAGTGAGTGAATGTGTTGGCGCTAAGGTGCTTGGAGCCACGGAGGATGCGGACGAAAGCGTACTTGGCAGGGACCTATTCCAGCTTGTTAGACACGGGTCGATGGCGGATTTCCTTATAATTCAACTTACGTGAGTGTAGAGAGTAGCAGAAACGATCAGACCGGGAAGAGCCAGGCCGTAGCTGACCTTCTTGATGGTCTTACCCGCAGAACCCAGAGCAGGAGAAGCGACATAGGTACCACAGTAGTAGTAGACAACAATACCGACAACAATGTAGACAACAGTGACGACCGACTGGCAAAGGATAAGAGCCTTCTTGTAGTGCTTGGGCTCACGCATCTCGGCAGCGATGGGGAAGAACACGGGGGTACCGCAGTAGGCGAAGATGAAAGCGGCGATAGCAGACATGGCCTGGGCGAAGGTAGGGGTATTGAAAAGCTTGTAGTCGGACTTCCAGACACCATCCTGGGGAGCGAGGTCGGGGCGGTCCTGAATACCGACAGCAATGGTGACGACGAAGACTGGGCTATGTTAGATATGCCTGGCTGTCCTATAAAGAGAATAACTTACTGGAGGTGACAAGAGTCACGAGACCAACCCAGGCGAGCCAAGAAACACGGTCCAGAGTTCGGATAGAAGCAGTAAGGAAGGCGACGACCATGGCAACAGCGACGAAGACAGCAGTGCAAGTTCCGTGCATGGACAGACTGTTGAGCGCGATAGAGATACCCAACATGGCAGAACCGGCAATACAGATGGTGAGGAGCGAGTAGGAGATACCGTAGAACTCCTTGCCAACACGGCCAAAGACGAGACCAGCGGCATCATCGATACCGTAGACTTCGGGGTGACGTTGCTTGAACTTGCCGACAACGAGATCAGACcaggtggtgatgatggcgatgacCAACATGCAGATGATACCGGGAATGAGACCAAGGGCGTCGAAGGAGGCGGGAATAGACAAAACGCCCAGACCGATCTGGGACTTCATCATGAGGACCGATGTTCCGAGCCAACCAACCTGCGCATGTTAGCTTTCTGCATGTATGTGGTATGGAATTGTTTAAGTGACATACGTTACGGTAGTTGGGGCCATCTTCTGTAATGGTTCCAAAGACAGCATCGTTGGTGACAGTGTTGTCCTCGCCAGAGTGGTGCTTAGTAGGCTCAGGGGCCTGGTTCTCCGAGTCGTAGTGGCTCATGTTGTGCAGaggtgatgaagatgagatgcAGAGACAAGGGGAAGAAGACTGGAGTAATGAATCTCATTCCTGGGGCATGGTTATATATACGTAAACACCAAGATCTAGGCCATTCGCATCTGGGGTAGCCTAGTGTTAGTGCCGTCTCTGCtgtctctttttttcccacTTGATGATAGTACAGATACTACATACGTAAAAGAGTTTGGTTTGACGATCTTTGCCCCCATACCCCAAACTGACTCGCATCTCCGTTTATGGATCCTCGAGAACGAGGGAGTGGGTACGAGGTGCAAGAGATAGGGCCCAGAGTTGAGAAGTTCGGTTCGGTACAGGGCCCCATGGGGGGGAAAGCTCGCATTCTCAGAGACAGAAGCATTGAATACTGGGCGGGCCGAGTTTACAGCTTATCTTGGACGGCGTTccccttgaccttgaccatGTTTGTCTGTTGTATAGTAAAACGGGTCTTATCGTGGTTCGACTTGTTAGTTCATCATGAGCATGAGCCGTGGAATGCCGCAAGCAATCAAAAAATTTCTGCAGAGTTTGTCGACACTTTACTCAATCAGGCTTGGCAAGATTCCCGCTTCAGGCTTAGGGGCGTTCCCTCGGCGGATCTACTCCAACTCAGCTGGCGGCTATTCTCGCTACAAAACTTCAAGACACTCTCGACTCCAACTTTCTTGGCGATGCTAACGCTTAGTTTAAACTTGCCAAAGATTCCCAGGAACGATTCCTCCTGGGGCAACGATATCAGAATCTCGGGGCCCCGGGTATCAAGGGGAGTTTTCAGTACGTAAGATAGACAAGGGGCGTCGTGTCATGTTGAAGCAAAGTCCGGAGAGTTGGTAAGTCGGTAACATCTGGTGACCTTTCCCCAACTTTTGAGAGTGCGGAGAAATTACCAGTTTACTCCAACTTGACGCCATATCCGCTCTTGGGGCTGGGTTATTTGCGCGCGCGCtcggaggagggagaggacCAGACATGGTACAGCAACGGCACTTGACACCGTCTCCACTCGATGCTGCGGTCGGCCCGAGTCTATGATGAGGATTGTATATTGATAGTGAAGAGTTGAAAGGATTATCACCATTATCAGTATCATCAGCAACAAACATCACCGTGTTATCTCTACACAGTCAATGCAGTATAACCCACTGGACAAGCTCACAGCGTGTTTATCTCCCGATCCCTGATTCTTGTCCACAAAAGCTTTGAACATATGACTGCTCAGTAACCCTTCCTTGCTGGTGGAGAAGGTCAGAGTGGAAATATCGGTGCACGCACTTCTAGACTCAACGGCGCCCTCCTTGAGGCCAGAGTCAGACCAGGGATCTCTGAACCTTGAGACTTTGTACGTAAAAGAAACCTCGCGAAACATAATAACGTTGACCACTCGTTTTTCTTGGCAAAGCATCGCGATAAAAGGCCCCATGGGGAAGATATGGAGCGCGTCTCCATAGTCTTGCTTGTGACATGTTGCGATGTAAATGACGacaagaagctgaagatgttTCCTTGTTCAACTCAAAAGCTACTAACCGTGTACAGAATAAGCTTGTAAATAAGAAAGGGGGAAACGGCGAGTCAAAAGTCCAGGAAGCTAAAGGGATCTGCTCACCCGAAGCCGAAGCAAGACTTATTAGCTGGCCTTGCTACCTACGGTCCGGTCCATACAAGTACATACGCAACAGCCGGTACTCCAATTTCGGGGGTTTTATTACTCTCAGCCGCTACGACCTGCCCAACAAAGTCAAGGGGGAAATAATCACTCACGCAAAAGACACAAAGTAAAGGAACAAACCAACACTACCAAATCTTACTCACTCATAGCATCGCCTGATAGTTACTCATAATGGTCGGTCTTACCGGTGTATGCACGCGCCACATCGTGTCTGCAACCTCGGGTCCGCGACTACCACACACATAATGTCATCCCTGTACGTGCTCCGACTCTTAGCGGCTTCAAATTTTCCAAGGAATTTTTAATCAAGACGCTAGTTATGCAGCGCAAATTCTTCTAGAAGGTCTGGAACGTATTGCCATTGGACAGACGGGTTTTTATTCTTACTTTCTTCGGGAAGATGCCGTTTGTTAACGGGAATGACGggcaaagaaaaaaaaagagcaaCATTTACTTACTCCTACTCCTCCGCGTCATTCATCTACCTATGCAAGGGCGCCCGCAATGCTATCGGGATGAGTGCCTCTCAGTACACGTGGAAGGATCAGCATTTAAAATTCCCCCCTTTGGCTGgtacttttattactattgtGACTTGAGTTTCGCTACGCGTCGGCTTTAGCGAAACCTCGGCAGATGCCATCTTCATTTCACTCTGAAATGCTTTCTTCCATCGCGATGCAATATCCAGATAGGCGTTTCTTTCAACGGACCGACGGAGATAAGATCCAAAGATGCAGCTTGAGATGACTCTTGTCTTAATACCCACCAGTAACACAACACACTGACCACAAGGCTGATACAGCTAACTTCCTAGCCAAAACCACATGGTATTATATATGGAGATACCTAAAGAAGGATCCGTAATTGCCTAGAACTGTCCACTCGTCTATTTCTCAGCGGCTGTGCAGCAGAGGATGGACAAGACATGCAGCACCCCAACACACAGACTGTGGGGATGGAAAAGAGAAAGCAAAGACCAACATTGGTAATCACGAGGAAAAGATATCGAAGCGAGTTGGAATCTAGACCATAGTTGGTAGTTTTTGTGTCCATCTTTGAGATATGCTAAAGCAAATGGGCCGAATTCCATCTTCTCCACTCACGCTCGTCCCTTGGGCCGGGCTACCCTATCAATATCAATCAACCCCCTTTCTTTGTAGATAAACGAGTTAATGATGACAATATGTCACTTGTTTGGGATATACTACGTATGGTCAATGTGGCTCATGCCCCCCGCATAACGACCTGAAACAATATGATTGGTTTCGAAGCTCTGAAGGCAAGTCGTCGTTTGAAACAGATGAGGATTACAATCTTTTAAACAGTGCCTTCAGTTAAATGAGGCAAATAATGAATTCCGTGGTTCCTCTAGCAGTAGGAAAAACTATATTGTGACTGTCGGATTATACTCGCGAATATCCATTGCGTGACAATGGTGGAGAGTATCCCATCCTTATCAGGTCAGCTACTCTACATGATGGGGAATATTTGACTACTGAGGATGTTAAAAATGAAACACGCACCAACGGAATTACGAGTAAACAACTCATCGAAGCTAAAATTGTCAGTTTTTACTTGGGTCATCAACGACCTTACCGTGTTGTCGAACACTTGCTATGTCGTTCTACCCTGGACCTCGTCACTGGGAAAGGCCATCAACACTCGGCATCTATTGGGATTCTATCTAGATCCTAGGTCTGTTTATGTAATGATGGGAATCTACAAAAAATGCAGGAAAATCGGAGCAAATACATAATTCTTTTGATGGCATTGTGGAATTTGTTATCACTATGACGTCAAGCATTTGTGCAAATGATCAAACCTGCTGAGAACTGTTACACATATACTCAAACATCTTCAACAGCGAGGCATTCTCGTTTCCATTCACCAGTATCTTTTGAAAACTGAAATAGTAGAAATGACCAAAGATTTGAAGAACCCAACTGTTAAGCCTGTACCAAAAGGCCATCGATGGATCCTTTTCGTTTCGGGTCCTACGGCATCGGGCAAGTCGTCAGTCGCCAAATATTTAGCAGATAAGCTCGACCTAAAGTTCGTCGAAGGTGATGATGTAAGTTTCATACATCATATTGAGAGAAAATATACTAACCACGAGGAAACAGTTCCATCCCAAATCAAACGTTGACAAGATGAGTCGCGGTGAGCCTCTAACCGACGAAGATCGATTTGGATGGCTCCAAGCACTTCACGAACACGCAATTCACCATCCCAAAGGTCCAGGCACTGATCATCTCGTGGTGACCTGCTCAGCTCTGAAGCGTCAATACCGTGACCTTCTTCGACAGGGATCCGAGGACGCAGGTGATCTGCGTGTGCATTTCTTACATCTCGATGCGCCAGAGGAAGTTCTCACGCAACGTGCTGCGGAAAGGAAGGGGCACTTTGCAGGACCAGCACTGGTGCATAGTCAGTTCGAGGCGCTAGAGAGGCCAGGGGAGGATGAGAAGTATGTTTTGACCGTCAGCGTGGATCAATCAGTCGAGGAGGTGCAGAAGGAAGCGCTGAAGAGAGCTACAGAGCTATTGGATGAAGATACTGAGTAATGACCAAATGGTAGGACGATAGTACTGTGAGCGATTTGCATGGTCACACCTCGCCATTAGGGAGTGTTTACTACATCGTTCATTGAGTACCGGATCTGAATTCATGTTCAAGACAGAGCATCTTAGATCTATTGAATGCAATAGACAATTAAATTAAGCCGTAGTGCCAAGCAAAAAAGACGGAGAGGCCAGTAGCTAGAGCTAgcaaaaacatacaacagcggggattcgctggtcgtcaccgacccaactactaatccgccccttaccagcttgactatgggagagcggacgggatcccgtattttctggtaggtatggtcgtatgtgCTAGAGAGAGATTGAAAAATGGGTTATATCGTAAGCATGTGCGAAGTTGGATGTGGGCTTTACACTATGAGGTTTGAAGAGAAGACGGACTTATTCCCGGAAATCATGGTAAGCAGGGAACTAGATGACGTTGTAATGAAAAAAGCGCTATAAGCCTTGGTAAATAACTAATTTAACAACTTTTTTACCCTCTTGTCCATTCTAAAGTTGACTGGACTTTCACTTCCCACAAACACAAAGCTGTCATACAAAGTACAACCCAGTATTGATCCTATCAAAGTCGCAGCCCATGGCCCATAAAACCACCACCCACTCTGAAATACGTTGTCTCCTCGAGAACCTACAGTATATGCAACAACTCGTGGCCCAAAATCAGAAGCAGGGTTCAACGCAGATCCAATGTTGTACCCCAAAGTGAACTTGAGGGTTGTCACAAGGAAGCCCAAGACTAGAGCGTGCATTCCAGCGCCGGGTGGGTTGTTTTGATCATCTCCAAGAGCGAAAACAGCGATCATCATGATTGCGCTACCGACCACTTGGTTGAAGAATGCTGACTTG carries:
- a CDS encoding hypothetical protein (TransMembrane:10 (o70-90i122-145o151-169i181-203o228-252i264-286o306-325i346-367o373-399i419-441o)), which encodes MSHYDSENQAPEPTKHHSGEDNTVTNDAVFGTITEDGPNYRNVGWLGTSVLMMKSQIGLGVLSIPASFDALGLIPGIICMLVIAIITTWSDLVVGKFKQRHPEVYGIDDAAGLVFGRVGKEFYGISYSLLTICIAGSAMLGISIALNSLSMHGTCTAVFVAVAMVVAFLTASIRTLDRVSWLAWVGLVTLVTSIFVVTIAVGIQDRPDLAPQDGVWKSDYKLFNTPTFAQAMSAIAAFIFAYCGTPVFFPIAAEMREPKHYKKALILCQSVVTVVYIVVGIVVYYYCGTYVASPALGSAGKTIKKVSYGLALPGLIVSATLYTHVPAKYAFVRILRGSKHLSANTFTHWAVWLSCTFGMAVVAYVIASGIPVFGGLVSLVGALLGTLQCMQLFACLWLYDHWAEGKDKSQRTTRWTLMVGWCGFVIVLGTFLMIGGTYGSIKEIIDSYAVSGGSSAWSCADNSNSS